In a genomic window of Ralstonia nicotianae:
- a CDS encoding CinA family protein produces MAESRALAQLAELVGDTLHKRSLMVATAESCTAGLVGAAITDIPGASAWFERGFVTYSNEAKSQMLGVPATLIREHGAVSEPVAHAMAEGAVLNSRAQVALAVTGVAGPTGGTPDKPVGMVCFGWSNRLQTRVETRHFKGDRKQIRLQAAEHALRGLLDFLDAAES; encoded by the coding sequence ATGGCTGAATCCCGCGCGCTGGCGCAACTGGCCGAACTGGTGGGCGACACGCTGCACAAGCGCAGTCTGATGGTGGCGACGGCGGAATCGTGCACCGCCGGGCTCGTCGGCGCGGCCATCACCGACATCCCGGGCGCGTCCGCGTGGTTCGAGCGCGGCTTCGTCACGTATTCGAACGAAGCGAAATCGCAGATGCTGGGCGTGCCGGCCACGCTGATCCGCGAGCATGGCGCGGTGAGCGAGCCGGTGGCGCACGCCATGGCCGAAGGCGCCGTGCTCAACAGCCGCGCACAGGTAGCACTGGCCGTGACGGGCGTGGCGGGACCGACCGGCGGCACGCCCGACAAACCCGTCGGCATGGTGTGCTTCGGCTGGAGCAACCGCCTGCAGACGCGGGTGGAAACCCGCCACTTCAAGGGCGACCGCAAGCAGATCCGGCTACAGGCCGCCGAGCACGCGCTGCGCGGCCTGCTGGACTTCCTAGACGCCGCGGAAAGCTAG
- a CDS encoding phosphatidylglycerophosphatase A family protein, with amino-acid sequence MMSSAPFPPSTPPSQPETVVLEAGQTAQVRRPTARFMFGHPARILALGFGSGLSPVMPGTMGTLYAWLVYAVLSRWIAGPGWLLIAAIGFVIGIGACARTARDLGVADHGAMVWDEMVAFWLVLAFVTPTTLGGQFAAFLWFRFFDMVKPAPIRYYDRALKGFGLRGGYGVMVDDILAAFYTLLVFALWRSF; translated from the coding sequence ATGATGTCTTCCGCCCCCTTCCCACCCTCCACCCCGCCCAGCCAGCCCGAGACCGTGGTTCTCGAGGCCGGCCAGACCGCGCAGGTGCGCCGCCCGACGGCACGCTTCATGTTCGGCCACCCGGCGCGCATCCTGGCGCTGGGCTTCGGCTCGGGGCTGTCGCCGGTGATGCCCGGCACGATGGGCACGCTGTACGCCTGGCTGGTCTACGCGGTGCTTTCCCGCTGGATCGCGGGCCCCGGCTGGCTGCTGATCGCCGCCATCGGGTTCGTGATCGGCATCGGGGCCTGCGCCCGCACCGCGCGCGACCTGGGCGTGGCCGACCACGGCGCCATGGTGTGGGACGAAATGGTGGCCTTCTGGCTGGTGCTGGCCTTCGTCACGCCGACCACGCTGGGCGGGCAGTTCGCCGCCTTCCTGTGGTTCCGCTTCTTCGATATGGTCAAGCCCGCGCCGATCCGCTACTACGACCGCGCGCTCAAAGGCTTCGGCCTGCGCGGCGGCTACGGCGTGATGGTCGACGACATCCTGGCGGCGTTCTACACGCTGCTGGTGTTTGCGCTATGGCGCTCGTTCTGA
- the thiL gene encoding thiamine-phosphate kinase yields the protein MLKPPVPADSAEHLSEFGLIRRYFTRPARHATLGVGDDCALLGPRPGHELAISTDMLVAGRHFFADAEPRALGHKALAVNLSDLAAMGAEPRAFTLAMALPAADPAWLGPFADGLLALADAFHCELIGGDTTRGPLTLSLTVFGDVPADLALRRDAARPDDDLWVSGTVGDARLALGALRGEWPLAPEALARVQPRMDAPTPRVALGLALRGIARAALDVSDGLLGDLGHILAQSQVGATVEVDRVPRSATLAEEPPARQLQCMLAGGDDYELCFTAPAGLREAVLAAGQRAGVPVTRIGRIDAEPGLRLIDAHGKPVAFSQAGFDHFSSTS from the coding sequence GTGCTGAAGCCCCCTGTCCCTGCCGATTCCGCTGAACACCTGTCCGAATTCGGGCTGATCCGCCGGTATTTCACCCGACCGGCGCGGCACGCCACGCTCGGCGTCGGCGACGATTGCGCGCTGCTCGGCCCGCGCCCCGGTCACGAACTGGCGATCTCCACCGACATGCTGGTCGCCGGTCGCCACTTCTTTGCCGATGCCGAGCCGCGCGCGCTCGGCCACAAGGCGCTGGCGGTCAACCTGTCGGACCTGGCCGCGATGGGCGCCGAGCCGCGCGCCTTTACGCTGGCCATGGCGCTGCCGGCGGCCGATCCGGCCTGGCTGGGCCCGTTCGCCGACGGCCTGCTGGCGCTGGCCGACGCCTTTCACTGCGAACTGATCGGCGGCGACACCACGCGCGGGCCGCTGACGCTCAGCCTGACGGTCTTCGGCGACGTTCCGGCCGACCTCGCGCTGCGCCGCGATGCTGCCCGCCCGGACGACGACCTGTGGGTCTCCGGCACCGTGGGCGATGCACGCCTGGCACTGGGCGCGCTGCGCGGCGAATGGCCGCTCGCGCCCGAGGCGCTGGCCCGGGTGCAGCCGCGCATGGATGCGCCCACGCCCCGCGTGGCGCTGGGCCTGGCGCTGCGCGGCATTGCCCGGGCGGCACTGGACGTGTCCGATGGGCTGCTGGGCGACCTGGGCCACATCCTGGCCCAATCGCAGGTCGGGGCGACCGTCGAGGTGGATCGCGTGCCGCGCTCCGCCACGCTAGCCGAGGAGCCGCCGGCGCGCCAGCTGCAGTGCATGCTGGCCGGCGGCGACGACTATGAACTCTGCTTCACGGCCCCCGCCGGCCTGCGCGAGGCCGTGCTGGCGGCGGGGCAGCGCGCCGGCGTCCCGGTCACCCGCATCGGACGCATCGACGCCGAGCCCGGCCTGCGGCTGATCGACGCGCACGGCAAACCGGTCGCGTTCAGCCAGGCCGGATTCGACCATTTCTCTTCCACATCATGA
- a CDS encoding NADP-dependent malic enzyme, which translates to MTTVDTQPQQPARTDEELKAQQRAALRKAALEYHEFPTPGKISVTPTKPLSNQRDLALAYSPGVAAACEEIVADVSNSFRYTARGNLVAVVTNGTAVLGLGDIGPEAAKPVMEGKAGLFKKFAGIDVFDIEINEKDPQKLVDIVASLEPTFGGINLEDIKAPECFFVERELRKRMKIPVFHDDQHGTAIVVGAGITNALKVVGKDIKQVKLVASGAGAAALACLDLLVDLGLPRENIWVTDLAGVVYEGRTELMDPDKAVFAQKTDKRTLAEVIDGADIFLGLSAAGVLKQDMVKRMADRPIIFALANPNPEIMPELAKEVRPDVIMGTGRTDYPNQVNNVLCFPFIFRGALDVGATTITREMEVAAVHAVAELARQEQSDIVATAYGIQDLSFGPEYLIPKPFDPRLIVKIAPAVAQAAMDSGVAQRPIEDMDAYRQHLQQFVYHSGTLMKPIFSTAKKVPMEHKRIVFAEGEEERVLRAVQVVVDEKLANPILIGRPGVIAHRIERFGLRLREGVDFTIVNPEHDQRFREYWETYYKLMARKGVTPQYAKLEVRRRSTLIGAVMIHKGEADGMICGTVSNTAAHLRYIDQVIGGTNCVYAAMNGLVLPGRQIFLTDTHVNIDPSAEQLAEITIMAAEELCRFGIKPKVALVSHSNFGSSEAPSAAKMRETLAILRERAPQLEVDGEMHGDAALDQKLRDSLVPDSTLTGEANLLVMPNIDAANIAYNLLKTAAGNNIAIGPILLGAKRPVHILTPSATVRRILNMTALTVVDAAAQAQR; encoded by the coding sequence ATGACCACGGTGGATACCCAGCCTCAACAGCCCGCCCGCACGGACGAAGAACTCAAGGCGCAACAACGCGCCGCCTTGCGCAAGGCCGCGCTGGAGTACCACGAGTTTCCGACCCCGGGCAAGATTTCCGTGACGCCGACCAAGCCGCTGTCCAACCAGCGCGACCTGGCCCTGGCGTACTCCCCCGGCGTCGCCGCGGCCTGCGAGGAGATCGTCGCCGACGTCTCCAACTCCTTCCGCTACACCGCCCGCGGCAACCTGGTCGCCGTGGTGACCAACGGCACCGCCGTGCTCGGCCTGGGCGACATCGGCCCCGAAGCCGCCAAGCCGGTCATGGAAGGCAAGGCGGGCCTGTTCAAGAAGTTTGCCGGGATCGATGTGTTTGACATCGAGATCAACGAAAAAGACCCGCAGAAGCTGGTCGATATCGTCGCTTCGCTGGAGCCGACCTTCGGCGGCATCAACCTGGAAGACATCAAGGCGCCGGAGTGCTTCTTCGTCGAGCGCGAGCTGCGCAAGCGCATGAAGATTCCCGTCTTCCACGATGACCAGCACGGCACCGCCATCGTGGTGGGCGCAGGCATCACCAACGCGCTGAAGGTGGTCGGCAAGGACATCAAGCAGGTCAAGCTGGTGGCCTCGGGCGCCGGCGCGGCCGCGCTGGCCTGCCTGGACCTGCTGGTCGACCTGGGCCTGCCGCGCGAGAACATCTGGGTGACGGACCTGGCCGGCGTGGTCTACGAGGGCCGTACCGAGCTGATGGACCCGGACAAGGCCGTCTTCGCGCAAAAAACCGACAAGCGCACGCTGGCCGAGGTCATCGACGGCGCCGACATCTTCCTGGGCCTGTCCGCCGCCGGCGTGCTCAAGCAGGACATGGTCAAGCGCATGGCCGACCGGCCGATCATCTTCGCGTTGGCCAACCCGAACCCGGAAATCATGCCGGAGCTGGCCAAGGAAGTGCGCCCGGACGTCATCATGGGCACCGGCCGCACCGATTACCCGAACCAGGTCAACAACGTCCTGTGTTTCCCGTTCATCTTCCGCGGTGCGCTGGACGTGGGCGCGACCACCATCACGCGCGAGATGGAAGTCGCCGCCGTGCACGCCGTGGCCGAGCTGGCCCGCCAGGAGCAGAGCGACATCGTTGCCACGGCGTACGGCATCCAGGACCTGTCGTTCGGACCGGAATACCTGATTCCGAAGCCCTTCGATCCGCGCCTGATCGTGAAGATCGCGCCGGCGGTGGCGCAGGCCGCCATGGACTCCGGCGTGGCGCAGCGCCCGATCGAGGACATGGACGCCTATCGCCAGCACCTGCAGCAGTTCGTCTACCACTCGGGCACGCTGATGAAGCCGATCTTCTCGACGGCCAAGAAGGTGCCGATGGAGCACAAGCGCATCGTCTTCGCCGAGGGCGAAGAGGAGCGCGTGCTGCGCGCCGTGCAGGTCGTCGTCGATGAGAAGCTGGCCAACCCGATCCTGATCGGCCGCCCGGGCGTGATCGCCCATCGCATCGAGCGCTTCGGCCTGCGCCTGCGCGAGGGCGTCGACTTCACCATCGTCAACCCCGAGCACGACCAGCGGTTCCGCGAGTACTGGGAGACCTACTACAAGCTGATGGCGCGCAAGGGCGTCACGCCGCAGTACGCCAAGCTGGAGGTGCGCCGCCGTTCCACGCTGATCGGCGCCGTGATGATCCACAAGGGCGAGGCCGACGGCATGATCTGCGGTACGGTCAGCAACACCGCCGCCCATCTGCGCTATATCGACCAGGTCATCGGCGGCACCAACTGCGTGTACGCGGCGATGAACGGCCTGGTGCTGCCGGGCCGCCAGATCTTCCTGACCGACACGCACGTCAACATCGATCCGAGCGCCGAGCAACTGGCCGAGATCACCATCATGGCCGCTGAAGAGCTGTGCCGTTTCGGCATCAAGCCGAAGGTGGCGCTGGTTTCGCACTCGAATTTCGGCTCGTCCGAGGCGCCTTCTGCCGCCAAGATGCGTGAAACCCTCGCCATCCTGCGTGAACGTGCCCCGCAACTGGAAGTGGACGGTGAAATGCACGGCGATGCCGCGCTCGACCAGAAGCTGCGCGACTCGCTGGTGCCGGATTCCACGCTGACCGGCGAAGCCAACCTGCTGGTGATGCCGAACATCGACGCCGCCAACATCGCCTACAACCTGCTGAAGACGGCGGCCGGCAACAACATCGCCATCGGCCCGATCCTGCTGGGTGCCAAGCGTCCGGTGCACATCCTGACGCCGTCGGCCACGGTGCGCCGCATTCTGAACATGACGGCACTGACTGTCGTGGACGCCGCAGCACAGGCGCAACGCTGA
- a CDS encoding ribonuclease, giving the protein MTKRLGAWIGRSVSQAMVRGALAAMLALSVAGLPTAAAARDTTGMSAAVGTIPAVDLPNEAQRTLVQIEQGGPFPYAKDGTTFGNYEGRLPARKRGYYREYTVKTRGARNRGARRIICGGDQRAANDCYYTEDHYNSFQRIQR; this is encoded by the coding sequence ATGACAAAGCGACTTGGGGCGTGGATCGGCCGCTCCGTATCTCAGGCGATGGTGCGGGGCGCGCTGGCGGCGATGCTTGCGCTGTCGGTCGCCGGGCTGCCAACGGCGGCGGCCGCCCGGGACACCACCGGCATGTCGGCGGCGGTGGGAACCATTCCCGCGGTGGACCTGCCCAATGAAGCGCAGCGCACGCTGGTACAGATCGAGCAGGGTGGTCCGTTTCCTTATGCGAAAGATGGCACCACGTTTGGCAATTATGAAGGCCGTTTGCCGGCACGAAAGCGTGGCTACTACCGCGAGTACACCGTGAAGACGCGCGGTGCGCGCAATCGTGGCGCCAGACGCATCATCTGCGGCGGCGACCAGCGCGCGGCCAACGATTGCTACTACACGGAAGATCACTACAACAGCTTTCAACGGATACAGCGATGA
- a CDS encoding barstar family protein gives MTTNMFGLDDSLTARDERVARETWHKAQNLYDGVLGMQSLGPRVGGAAKLMPQDANLKDDGGREDAMNLFKTVRPNIVQSIRAFRVADLAEAATGLGQHFLYANCAAATTKGEVLDVIAREFLFPKHFGKNFDALADCLTDMIFKAGPQPGFVIVLEGLPCAPKFDKEARETLLDVFRDAAEFWGERKVQFRVFYSFA, from the coding sequence ATGACGACCAACATGTTTGGGCTGGACGACTCGCTCACCGCTCGCGATGAGCGCGTTGCCCGCGAGACGTGGCACAAGGCGCAGAACCTGTACGACGGTGTGCTTGGGATGCAGTCCCTCGGCCCGCGTGTCGGGGGGGCGGCCAAGCTCATGCCGCAAGACGCCAATCTGAAGGACGACGGAGGTCGCGAAGACGCCATGAACCTGTTCAAGACGGTGCGTCCGAATATCGTGCAATCGATCCGCGCGTTCCGAGTGGCCGACCTGGCCGAGGCGGCGACCGGCCTGGGCCAGCATTTCCTCTATGCCAACTGCGCGGCAGCGACCACCAAGGGCGAAGTGCTCGACGTGATCGCGCGCGAGTTCCTGTTCCCCAAGCATTTCGGCAAGAACTTCGATGCGCTGGCCGATTGCCTGACCGACATGATCTTCAAGGCCGGCCCGCAGCCGGGCTTCGTGATCGTACTGGAGGGCCTGCCCTGCGCGCCCAAGTTCGACAAGGAAGCGCGCGAGACGCTGCTGGACGTGTTCCGCGATGCGGCCGAGTTCTGGGGCGAGCGCAAGGTGCAGTTCCGCGTGTTCTATTCGTTTGCCTGA
- a CDS encoding YidB family protein: MGLLESVLGLGGNDASGTQSSLLGNKKVLLAAGLLAYLAMKHGNAGAAGAQQDQQGGGLFGSLGSLAGMLGGAGALGGLGGLLGQLTGGGGNTDHAAVDAAAPGGVGPLQQILEQAGLGEQVRSWIGNGQNLPVSGEQITQALGGSGALSQLASTFGLNENEVASQLAEILPDAVNHLTPQGTLPNA, encoded by the coding sequence ATGGGTCTACTCGAATCGGTGCTCGGCCTGGGCGGCAATGACGCCAGCGGCACACAGTCGTCCCTCCTCGGTAACAAGAAGGTGCTGCTGGCCGCCGGCCTGCTGGCCTACCTGGCGATGAAGCATGGCAATGCCGGCGCCGCCGGTGCGCAGCAGGATCAACAAGGCGGCGGCCTGTTCGGCTCGCTCGGGTCGCTGGCCGGCATGTTGGGCGGCGCCGGCGCACTCGGTGGCCTGGGCGGCCTGCTGGGCCAGTTGACCGGCGGTGGCGGCAATACCGATCATGCCGCCGTCGATGCCGCCGCGCCGGGCGGTGTCGGCCCGCTGCAGCAGATCCTGGAGCAGGCCGGCCTGGGCGAGCAGGTCCGCTCGTGGATCGGCAACGGCCAGAACCTGCCCGTCTCGGGCGAACAGATCACCCAGGCGCTGGGCGGCAGCGGCGCGCTCTCCCAGTTGGCCTCGACCTTCGGCCTCAACGAGAATGAAGTCGCCTCGCAACTCGCGGAGATCCTGCCCGATGCCGTCAATCACCTGACACCGCAGGGCACGCTGCCGAACGCCTGA
- a CDS encoding 16S rRNA (uracil(1498)-N(3))-methyltransferase, with translation MGLPRFHIDSPLAPHTTVTLPESVARHIHVLRLAVGDDVCLFDGSGQEFRARLDAINRRDATASLADATQPDTEARYAITLAQGIAGGDKMDWLIEKAVELGVHAIAPLQTERGVVRLSGERAVKRVQHWQALVQAACEQCGRARVPAVSPVVPLRDWLAAAKASERARVMLSPRGSEPLTQWAVQSRERIGSVGIELLIGPEGGLSPDEEALAEAAGYLPLTLGRRILRTESAALVAVSALHAVLGEF, from the coding sequence ATGGGGCTTCCCCGTTTTCATATCGATTCACCGCTTGCCCCCCACACCACTGTCACGCTGCCGGAAAGCGTCGCGCGCCATATCCATGTGCTGCGCCTGGCTGTCGGCGACGATGTCTGCCTGTTCGACGGCTCGGGCCAGGAGTTTCGCGCCCGGCTCGATGCCATCAACCGCCGCGATGCGACCGCCAGCCTGGCCGATGCCACGCAACCCGACACCGAAGCGCGCTATGCCATCACGCTCGCCCAGGGCATCGCCGGCGGCGACAAGATGGACTGGCTGATCGAGAAGGCGGTCGAACTGGGAGTGCACGCCATCGCCCCGCTGCAGACCGAGCGCGGCGTCGTGCGGCTGTCGGGCGAGCGCGCCGTCAAGCGCGTCCAGCATTGGCAGGCACTGGTGCAGGCCGCGTGCGAACAGTGCGGCCGGGCGCGCGTGCCCGCCGTGTCCCCCGTCGTGCCCCTGCGCGACTGGCTGGCGGCGGCCAAGGCATCGGAGCGCGCGCGCGTGATGCTGTCGCCGCGCGGCAGCGAGCCGCTCACGCAATGGGCCGTGCAATCGCGCGAGCGCATCGGCAGTGTCGGCATCGAACTGCTGATCGGCCCGGAAGGCGGACTGTCGCCCGACGAGGAAGCGCTGGCGGAAGCCGCCGGCTACTTACCGCTGACACTTGGCCGACGTATCCTGAGGACAGAATCCGCAGCGCTGGTCGCCGTCTCCGCGCTGCATGCCGTCCTCGGCGAATTCTGA
- a CDS encoding VOC family protein, whose translation MSFPRPANTPWLVPYLTVRDAAAAIAFYRDAFGFGVQDAVHDHGRPIHVEMTYQGQLILMFAPNGAFGSTARAPAAGGFECPQSFHLYCEDVDAVYRRALEHGATSIMPPDNVFWGERYAAVRDPDGYRWGLACHPAGAPA comes from the coding sequence ATGAGTTTCCCCCGTCCCGCCAACACGCCGTGGCTCGTCCCGTACCTCACGGTGCGCGACGCCGCAGCCGCCATCGCCTTCTACCGCGATGCCTTCGGCTTTGGCGTGCAGGACGCGGTGCATGATCACGGCCGGCCGATCCACGTCGAGATGACGTACCAGGGCCAGCTGATCCTGATGTTCGCACCCAATGGCGCCTTCGGCTCCACGGCCCGGGCACCGGCGGCCGGTGGCTTCGAATGCCCGCAGAGCTTCCACCTCTACTGCGAAGACGTCGACGCGGTGTACCGGCGTGCGCTCGAGCACGGCGCCACCTCCATCATGCCGCCTGACAATGTTTTCTGGGGCGAACGCTACGCTGCCGTGCGCGACCCCGACGGCTATCGCTGGGGCCTCGCCTGTCACCCGGCCGGCGCACCCGCCTGA
- the gcvA gene encoding transcriptional regulator GcvA: MPRRLPPLNALRVFEVAGRHLSFSRAADELCVTNAAVSHQIKQLEDHLGLKLFRRRNNQLTLTDAGDNYLPRVRDALRALEQATDLLMGTGDAPLRVAVPPTFGAKWLVPRLYRFFNQHPQVRVEVSTADVQDHGQFDLCIDDRQVSVPGLRVEWFTATDFFPVCSAALQPAIRIPQDLAAQTLLHERGGRHLAHHPTWQQWLDEVGVRQIEAAHGPAFSEALMAMQAAIDGQGVALGQGLLVEYDIAAGRLVRPLATEASLRLSYYLIHPHQASENPGFALFRQWLIDELARGGGRGRHPQAPVEVF, encoded by the coding sequence ATGCCGAGACGCCTCCCTCCCCTCAATGCATTGCGCGTCTTTGAAGTCGCCGGCCGCCATCTGAGCTTCAGCCGCGCCGCCGACGAGCTATGCGTGACCAACGCCGCGGTCAGCCACCAGATCAAGCAGCTCGAAGACCACCTCGGCCTGAAGCTGTTCCGCCGCCGCAACAACCAGCTCACCCTGACCGATGCCGGCGACAACTACCTGCCGCGCGTGCGCGACGCCCTGCGCGCGCTGGAACAGGCCACCGACCTGCTGATGGGCACCGGCGACGCCCCGCTGCGCGTGGCCGTGCCGCCGACCTTCGGCGCCAAATGGCTGGTGCCGCGCCTGTACCGCTTCTTCAACCAGCATCCGCAGGTGCGCGTCGAGGTCTCCACCGCCGACGTGCAGGACCACGGCCAGTTCGATCTCTGCATCGACGACCGCCAGGTCAGCGTGCCCGGCCTGCGCGTCGAGTGGTTCACCGCCACCGATTTCTTCCCGGTGTGCAGCGCCGCTCTGCAGCCGGCCATCCGGATACCGCAGGACCTGGCCGCGCAGACGCTGCTGCACGAGCGCGGCGGACGCCATCTCGCCCACCATCCGACTTGGCAGCAATGGCTCGACGAAGTGGGCGTGCGGCAGATCGAGGCCGCGCATGGCCCCGCGTTCTCCGAAGCGCTGATGGCCATGCAGGCGGCCATCGACGGCCAGGGCGTGGCGCTCGGCCAGGGCCTGCTGGTGGAATACGACATCGCCGCCGGGCGGCTGGTGCGGCCACTGGCGACCGAGGCGTCGCTGCGCCTGTCGTACTACCTGATTCACCCCCACCAGGCCTCCGAGAACCCCGGCTTCGCGCTGTTCCGGCAATGGCTGATCGACGAACTTGCGCGCGGCGGCGGACGCGGACGCCATCCGCAGGCCCCGGTCGAGGTGTTTTGA
- a CDS encoding porin, whose product MNRTTAVRGMLACAAALAGWAAPAIAETNVTLYGRVATGVDYISNVAKSDGGTGALWRGAGNQWGTSMFGFKGSEDLGGGLQAIFRLESGFDAAKGRTNGDALFNRRAYAGLSSPAWGTLTMGKNLFISNDVWFLDPTGQQFIGSATLVRGRNWPGANNLIEYQSPTWGGFQVGLQTGLGEQPGSITASRRDGVSAVYSNALVELRAIYDVIRDGNGNYSDLYNFSKEWTLGGVLKLDAWKLYGAFQRLNAPDAAAGAPSAANHYWIGATYDITRALTLIGTVFRTDVNNGGGHATLFMAGANYNFSKRTLLYATYGRVQNSKNAAFSVEATDNRPLAGQGQNGAYAGIVHSF is encoded by the coding sequence ATGAACCGAACCACCGCAGTTCGCGGGATGCTGGCGTGCGCGGCGGCGCTGGCCGGCTGGGCCGCCCCCGCCATTGCCGAGACCAATGTCACGCTCTACGGCCGCGTGGCCACGGGTGTCGACTACATCAGCAACGTGGCGAAGTCCGACGGCGGCACCGGCGCACTGTGGCGTGGCGCGGGCAACCAGTGGGGAACCAGCATGTTCGGCTTCAAGGGCAGCGAAGACCTGGGCGGGGGGCTGCAGGCGATCTTCCGGCTGGAATCGGGCTTCGACGCCGCCAAGGGCCGCACCAACGGCGACGCGCTCTTCAACCGTCGCGCCTATGCCGGCCTGTCGAGCCCGGCCTGGGGCACGCTGACGATGGGCAAGAACCTGTTCATCAGCAACGACGTGTGGTTCCTGGACCCGACCGGCCAGCAGTTCATCGGCTCGGCGACGCTGGTGCGCGGGCGCAACTGGCCGGGCGCGAACAACCTCATCGAATACCAGAGCCCGACCTGGGGCGGCTTTCAGGTCGGCCTGCAGACGGGGCTGGGCGAGCAGCCGGGCTCGATCACGGCGTCGCGGCGCGACGGCGTCTCGGCGGTCTATTCGAATGCGCTCGTGGAGCTGCGCGCCATCTACGACGTGATCCGCGACGGCAACGGCAACTACTCCGACCTGTACAACTTCTCGAAGGAGTGGACGCTGGGCGGCGTGCTCAAACTGGATGCCTGGAAGCTCTACGGCGCTTTCCAGCGCCTGAACGCGCCGGATGCGGCGGCGGGCGCGCCGTCCGCGGCCAACCACTACTGGATCGGGGCGACCTATGACATCACCCGTGCGCTGACACTGATCGGCACGGTCTTCCGCACCGACGTGAACAACGGCGGCGGCCACGCTACCCTGTTCATGGCCGGCGCCAACTACAACTTTTCCAAGCGCACGCTGCTGTACGCCACCTACGGCCGTGTGCAGAACAGCAAGAACGCCGCGTTCTCGGTGGAGGCCACCGACAACCGGCCGCTGGCGGGCCAGGGCCAGAACGGTGCCTACGCGGGCATCGTCCACTCGTTTTGA
- a CDS encoding 2-dehydro-3-deoxygalactonokinase, with protein sequence MNILTIDTGTTNTRVTLWRDDVALCQAARQVGVRDTAITGNRTTLQRGVQDTIEAALQKAGLGIGQVDLVLASGMITSNVGLCEVPHLPAPAGLRDLAAGMVQAGIPEVCAKPIWFVPGVRNPVENLGLHNIESMDMMRGEEVETMGLVARLSITEPAVIVLPGSHSKFVHLDAEQRITGCVTTLAGELLHVITHNTILADSLDSDFAGEVDPEMLLAGARSAGSIGLGRACFMVRTLGQFTIYERNARANFLLGAVLGADLLTLKNSSAIRMNPGTQFVITGKPLLREALAVLVSDDDFFSGKVTVTSSEQQEHLAGCGAIAVARERGLVQTLKVAQA encoded by the coding sequence ATGAACATTCTCACCATCGATACGGGTACCACCAACACGCGCGTCACGCTCTGGCGCGACGATGTGGCGCTGTGCCAGGCCGCGCGGCAGGTCGGCGTGCGCGATACCGCCATCACCGGCAACCGGACGACGCTGCAGCGCGGCGTGCAGGACACCATCGAGGCCGCGCTGCAGAAGGCCGGCCTTGGGATCGGCCAGGTCGACCTGGTGCTGGCCTCCGGCATGATCACGTCCAACGTCGGCCTGTGCGAGGTGCCGCACCTGCCGGCGCCGGCCGGCCTGCGCGACCTGGCCGCGGGCATGGTGCAGGCCGGCATTCCCGAGGTGTGCGCCAAGCCGATCTGGTTCGTGCCGGGCGTGCGCAATCCGGTGGAGAACCTCGGACTGCACAACATCGAATCGATGGACATGATGCGCGGCGAGGAGGTCGAGACCATGGGCCTGGTCGCGCGGCTGTCCATCACCGAGCCGGCGGTGATCGTGCTGCCCGGCTCGCACTCGAAGTTCGTGCACCTGGATGCCGAGCAGCGCATCACCGGCTGCGTGACGACGCTCGCCGGCGAGCTGCTGCATGTGATCACGCACAACACCATCCTGGCCGACTCGCTCGATTCCGACTTCGCCGGCGAGGTCGATCCGGAGATGCTGCTGGCCGGCGCCCGCAGCGCCGGCAGCATCGGCCTGGGGCGTGCCTGCTTCATGGTGCGCACGCTCGGCCAGTTCACGATCTACGAGCGCAATGCGCGGGCCAACTTCCTGCTGGGCGCGGTGCTGGGGGCCGACCTGCTGACGCTCAAGAACAGCAGCGCGATCCGCATGAACCCGGGCACGCAGTTCGTCATCACCGGCAAGCCGCTGCTGCGCGAGGCGCTGGCCGTGCTGGTGTCGGACGACGACTTCTTCTCGGGCAAGGTCACCGTGACCAGCAGTGAACAGCAGGAACACCTCGCCGGCTGCGGCGCGATCGCCGTCGCGCGCGAACGCGGCCTGGTGCAGACGTTGAAGGTAGCGCAGGCCTAG